A genome region from Elusimicrobiota bacterium includes the following:
- a CDS encoding UPF0164 family protein, protein MKKIRSAVKGSGLAALALVMATASFASGPGTSAGQFLRIPVGARAPALGGAFSALADDITAIHYNPAGLAQLEGKEAAISYNAYFKDTASQFLGYGQKIGACTLAGAINLFAVKDIEKRSVSAGDADKPDLGTFKAQDMALSLG, encoded by the coding sequence ATGAAAAAAATAAGAAGCGCGGTAAAAGGTTCCGGCCTCGCGGCTCTGGCTCTCGTCATGGCAACGGCTTCATTCGCCTCCGGTCCCGGGACATCGGCCGGCCAGTTTCTGCGGATACCGGTTGGCGCTCGCGCTCCTGCGCTGGGCGGAGCGTTCTCGGCCTTGGCTGATGACATCACGGCCATTCATTACAACCCTGCCGGCTTGGCTCAATTGGAGGGCAAGGAAGCGGCTATTTCCTATAACGCCTATTTCAAGGATACAGCCTCACAATTCTTAGGCTACGGGCAGAAGATAGGGGCCTGCACATTAGCCGGAGCGATTAATTTGTTCGCGGTTAAAGACATTGAGAAGCGCTCGGTCAGCGCCGGGGACGCTGATAAGCCTGACTTGGGGACGTTCAAGGCCCAGGATATGGCGTTGTCGTTAGGC